AAAGTTATggttttatatcatatttttgcCTATAATTTAAGGATGTTGATAGGATTCTCCAAAACCTATCTATGAACTACCCTCCCCTTCTTCATTCCCAGTTAGGAAGCCTGATTCTAAAGCGTGTAGACCATGACttaaaaatgcatgtgtgtgtgtgactgcttttgttgttttgtttttaaatatcctgctactggggagaggaaaggggggaggggcaatggggattaagaaatacaaactattttgtataaaatcagctacagggatatattgtacaacatggagaatatagcctatattttataataactataagtagaatataacctttaaaaattgtgaatcactatattgtacacctgtaatttatataatactatatatcaactacaaaaaaaaaatcttgctatcATGCTTAAATTAGCCTAATGTTGAGTGTCCCTGGCAGGATTAATTCATTAGCAGGCGAGAGGAAAAACTGGAGGAAGATAGGAAATGAAGGAGTAGAGGAAgcagaacaggaaaggaaaaacaaaaacaaaaacaacaccaGGAAGTTGTTTGTTAGGGGCACAGTGTGCTGTCCTTTCATATGTCCTTGGTGTTTCTCCTTAGCTCCTCCCAGGGCTGAAGGCACTCTCACTGCTGGGAACACGCAATTGTCCCTTCAACCACATGGCTCAGGCTGTGCTAGGAGAGTAACATGCAGCTGTAGATTAGGATTGACTGTGTTAGGATGTGTTTGATTTAAGTGGTGGTaatgaaaattcagaatttcaaTCTGGAGCGTGTCTTAACaccatcttttgtatttttttctgcagaTGGCAGGATTTCTATAGTATATCTAGTATGAGTTCCACATCTTGGCCTCTTATCCAGCTTCAGCAGTCTCACCTCCATCAGCTGGAGAATAAATGAGATTTGCATGAATTCCAAACTCTGAGCTGAAATACGGATTGCGGTGCTAATATCCTTTTCTTCTGGTTATTATTAACAGGTACTAACTGACCTAAAATAGAATATATCACTGTGTCTTAGATAACAGCACAGCTTAAGCAGAACCATtatttgctgggaaaaaaattactttttgaaaatggaatcattttaaatgaatttgtcaAAGTTTTGTCATGTCACCTTTTATAATGTGACAAACCATGTCCTTATGTTTCAGTTTTGtgcatttcaatttaaaaaaagatttctctggAGAgggaacatatttgcaaatgcaGTTATAGTCCAACATTTTAATTGACAAAATGGtaatatttggtttttgttttattaaagtattatttcaTAGATCTGCAttacatattttttcacatttagattATCTGATATTGTGGTGCATCCTTCAGTTGCTGCAGTTAAAGAGCATTGATTCATACTTTAAATGCAGCATATTTTCGTTGTTGGTGTTACCTAAATAATGGTAAATCTTAAAATTGATTTGACAGAATTtgtcattatttcaaaaatttaatgttattttgcTGCTTCCCCAGTTATCTGTCTGATATCATACCTGTCCCTGTAACATTCTCTAGGGTAGGGTGTTCCCGACTGGGAGCAGTTTTCTTCCCCCTCCACAGCAGGGGATAGTTGGCTAaatatctggagatatttttgattgtcacaactctTGAGGGAAAGGGACACTGTTGGCATGTAGTAGGTTGAACCCAGGGATGCTGTTACACATCCTGTAATGCACAGGACTGCcttccacaacaaagaattgttTGTTTCAAAATGTCAGTAGCTGAAGTTGAGAAAACCTGCCCTGGAGATTCCCgtggatttaaaaaattcatttatttttaagtagtatATCAAATATACTTTGACAACTTTTGGTAGCAAGGCACTTTGCTAGGTTTAGTAGGCAAGTCAAAGTAATTTGTgatttgtccttttaaaaaatgtttttgattatGCATTTATTCCTAAATCATCCGTGACTAATGAAGTTGGCAATTAGAAGCACCACAGCCATCCTTTTTGAAAAAGGCTGTTACTCTTGCAGAGCTACGGAATACTAGatatctttttttagtttcttagtTTTTAGTTTGACGGAAAAGTGAGAATACTGATTAGTTCTTTACAGTTGTAGGTGAGGaactttctttttgggggggaattGGGGGGAGGAGAGTGCCACTAGTCTTTTCCAAACTCTGCCTTTTCTGTTCTTAACTGTTTTTAATGATTATCTTCAACTCCCAGAAAATTAAATGTCGTCAGAGGACCGAGAAGCTCAGGAGGATGAATTGCTGGCCCTGGCAAGTATTTATGATGGAGACGAATTTAGAAAAGCAGAGTCTGTCCAAGGTGGAGAAACCAGAATCTATTTGGACTTACCACAAAATTTCAAGATATTTGTGAGCGGTTAGTTAATATTCTCTTAAACgtgtttttctaaataaaggTTATTCTCAATTTCTTAGCATACCCTAAATTATTTATCATCTTGTGTTTACAGGCAGTAGTGATAGATGGTAGTATTACAGATTTAATGCATATTTCTGTTGTAGTTGAAAATTGGACTGGGGGTAAACAGTTTTCAATTTGATTCCGCCTTTTTGACCACTGAATTGGGATATTATCCTGCATATTTCATGCATCCTAATCGTCTAACAAGCAGTTCATCAGCCATGAGTCATTGGCTGTTAAATAGggataataaaagagaaaatgaaataatacatgtgaaaACCCTTGGGAAGATTTAAAGTACCATAGTGGTTGTTAATACTATTCGGTTTCCAGAATCATTTCAACCACCATAAACACATGACACATGCTGCTATTCTATGACCttttgcttcagaaaaaaaattaaaaactgttacttttgatacaaacattcagatcGATGCAttctttctcagaatgtttctACTATAAAAGCTTTGAGTAAAGAAAGTAAGTgtgataatttaaaatgaaactttgatTGTGAGAGTGTTATGTGTTGTATCTTGCCCTTAAGCCTGAGATCACTGGATTGGCACAAATTCTCTATGATTCATGGGTAGTTGGCACATGCCAGTCTAAGTAGGTCATGGCTCTTTGATAGAAATAAATGTCCTTTTCTCTAGATTGTGTCTTTAATTATCTactgtaaaacaacaacaaaagaaaacattgtgtATTACTTGCTCATTCGTGTTAGGAATTATACTCAAAAGTGTATCCAAGAATAAGTTGtgtatctttgttttaaatttcatagTGCGTAGTAGAGTTTTTAAGGGcttacggattttttttttttaaggtggcgGCTATGAAGTAAAATTAGGGAACAGAAAGTGCTTTGGAGGAGGGATTTTATCCCCTCAGCTAAAGCGTTAAGTTTTTCTTGAGCACTGCTCAACAGTAATGGACACTCAAGTGCTGACCAGCTGATCCTTTCTAACCTTTGTTTTTGGTTCAGGCAATTCAAATGAGTGTCTCCAGAATAGTGGCTTTGAATACACCATTTGCTTTCTGCCTCCACTTGTGCTGAACTTTGAACTGCCACCAGATtatccatcctcctccccaccttcatTCACACTTAGTGGCAAATGGCTGTCACCAACTCAGGTTAGACCCGAAACTTAATTTCTCCTATCCAtttttagaaacttaaaaaatcatctttaattgaTGACTACCTCAGTGATCTTGAATTCAGTGCATGAAAAACAAACGGctttgattttgtaattttttttttccgttgCCTACAGAATCCTAATGTTAATGAGTTGAAAATGTTTGGTGTTTCAGAAAGAAATGACAATAATTAGAATGATTAATCATTATGAATTACGTAGGAGTAATTTTTAATCAAgcatattgtttcttttctggTCTTGCTATTTTCCCATTTAGTCTGGATTGTAATGGAGACTTTAAGGTCCTCGtcctcctcattttctctttttccttagatGTTgctattgctttttatttattctttttttttttttttagtttcttatccattcctgaaaataaagatttaattatAATTAGCAGGACTAAAATTGAGCTAATGTAGTTATAATAAACAAATTTcctcagaaaacataaaaatgcttttatttttaaaggcctgTATATTAATAACAAAGAGTTGTTGACTGGCCTCACTGATGTAAACGCACACAAGTAGAAATGCATATGGTTACTGTAGCTGTCTCATGAAGGACTGAGACCTTATATTATGAGCCTTCATTTCCTCTGGGTTAGAGATCCTTTCTAGTAACAACCTCAGCTCTTGATTGAGACATGAAGATGACTTGAAGCTAATATGAAGCATTCTGGGATAGATAATGGATCAATAGCAGCGGCTTTTTAGAAGTCAGGATGAAGATTGATAGGCTGATGTATTAAGACAAAAGCTGTCAGAGCTACTTGACCTCATGGAACAGcttgtcagtttttcctttttgatcTTGTAATTTTCATTCTCCACCCTACTCATCTTTAGATGAGAGTCTAATCTTTAGATGAGAGTACTTTTGTAAAATTGAACTTAcggttttaaaacaaaattaaactttaaaaaggataatacatgtAGAATAAAAGGGAATTTTACCTTATGTTTTAGTATCTGTGCCAGAGACAATACATACAAGACAGTGGATTATGTGCCCAAGAATATAAAGGATGTTTGATGTTTAGATCACCGAGAGTTGACTGAATTATTTAGATGTTTATAGTCCCATTTCTCCAGAGAGCTCCTGATACTTCATGTCCACACGTGTACCCATACACACACGTGCTTGCACAAAACAAGGACAGATTAACTGGGTGTGTGGTTGTAATTACAGATTCTAGCCAAATAGCATACACCTGCTGCTGGCTTTGGGGGTGTGGAGAGACGAGGgttgttcattattttatgttaCACAGCTAAAATTACCGTAGGACTGTCTGCAGATACATTTTTGCCCATCTGGTTGACATTTTTAATTAGTCTCTTATGTTCCTTGGTTCAGTTCTTGTTTGTTGCTGGGCCTTGAGTCCTTGGCATTGTCAATTTTACCTGTTGATAGTGAAGTTGCCGTATTGACTGAGCTGAGTTGGTGGATAGAAGTGGGTTTAGTTTTCTAGTATTTTACACTATTTctcttataatatttttatagtctttttgaTGTACGTTTATGTACATCCCAGATGCCTCTTTTGAGAAGGGGCTGGAtaagaaaaggatggaggagaaTGGCTTCTTCGTTGGACTTGTTGGCTCAAGAAACCCTTGGAGCTGCCTTCCCTTTTAGTATCTATTACATTTTACAGATTTCAGCATGTTTCTGGTGGATCATATAAGCATATTCATGCAAATGTAGAAAAACATCAGTTGTCTAATCTTGAACTGGTCAATAAGTGTTTAAGTTTGTGTACGTAGAGGATTTAGTGAGCAGCAGTTTGCGGTGTAAGGAAGAGAGAATGTGGTCCTTTTTCACTCGATacttaaatttacaaaatttatttgCATCTAGAAGGCTCATTTTTTGGTGTTTACCTAAAAAGAAAAGCTGCTTATGATTCCTGAGCTCTACTTACAAGTATTTCACATTTCTAATGGCAAATCTTCTTATATTTGCCTTTCAAATTGAGCAGACCGGTTTTAAGGAGGAAAAGTTGAAATACTTTGGTTCCTTAGCTTAGGAAATGTAAGCCTTCCCTATGGCAGCCAAACCATTGTTGAGGGCTTGTAATCTTGTCCAGGTTCAGGCTCGGTCTGCCTTCCTCTGTTAGTCAGGATCTGGCGTAAGCCCGGATTGCTTAGTTAAAATCAGCTTGTAAATCTGAATAACAAGGACCCTGAGGTTAGATTCTGTTTGTGATTCTTTCACACAAGTTGGCTTCTTGCTAGGACTGAAAGAATTAACTTTAAAACTTGGagggtatttttaaagtattattttcctaGTCATTATTGCAGAGTACCTACAGGGCTAGGACTCCAAAGGAATAGAAATGGTTCATTTCAGAACTAGATCTCTTCTCCTACATGAGATAGATAGCAACTGCTGAAacggagaaaaataaagaatagaaaagtcCTTCATTTCAGTGGCTCATATGTAAAGCTAATTCTGCATCTGGCGGAGTCTTgccatttctgttgttttcatggTACTTTTATCTTCTGACTTTGTGCTTTACTGTGGCTCATGTTGCTGAGTATTTTAAGAAGTGCTCAGATTAGAGCACTGGTGCTGTTTTGCAGCACAGTTTAACACAGcagtaaaaaaaatcatgttaggAAGTGTAAAAGcctaatttaaaagttaaaaagatttCAAGGGAAATCAGGAGTTGACAGCATCATCATCTTTCCAAACTCATCAGCATCCTCATGTGTTTTTTCCTAGCTGTCTGCTCTCTGCAAGCACTTAGACAACCTGTGGGAAGAACACCGTGGCAGCGTGGTACTATTTGCCTGGATGCAGTTTCTTAAGGAAGAGACCTTAGCGTACTTGAATATTGTCTCTCCTTTGGAACTCAAGATGGGTTCTCAGAAAAAAGTGCAGAGAAGGATGGCTCAGGCCTCTCCCAACACAGAACTAGATTTTGGAGGAGCTGCCGGATCTGATGAAGACCAAGAGGAAGTTGTGGACGAGAGAGCTGTGCAGGATGTGGAGTCGTTGTCGAGTCTGATCCAGGAGATCTTGGACTTTGATCAAGCTCAGCAGATAAAATGCTTTAATAGTAAATTGTTCCTGTGCAATATCTGTTTCTGTGAGAAGCTAGGTAGTGAATGCATGTACTTCTTGGAGTGCAGGCACGTGTACTGCAAAGCCTGTCTCAAGGACTACTTTGAAATCCAGATCAGAGATGGCCAAGTTCAATGCCTCAACTGCCCAGAACCCAAGTGCCCTTCAGTGGCCACTCCTGGTCAGGTAACTTTTTATTGTGCTGCCCCCTAATTCTCTTTCACAAAAGGAGACACCTCAGGAACTTCCTTGATAAGGCTCATCAGGGCGGTCTGAAGCCTTGGAGCCAGCCCACAAGGTGTTTCATTGTATCCATCAAGAATGCCATGGTCTTAACTTTCCCTGTTAAGCAAATGTAAATGATtcctttgctggctttgaaaTGGGCGGTCCTTGGCCAGGATgagtgttaaaaaaattaagtagttcTGGTGATTTACTCTGTATATCTGCTAGATGGGGGAGTTACTACCTTATCTTTGTGTGAGGTTGAATCTGAAGGGTTTATCCCTTGGAATGGTTAACCAAATGTTTACAGACTTTAAAGACAGCctgcttggtttcttttttttttttttttaatcagctttattAAAGCATAAATgtactcatttaaagtgtacagtttgctttgttttgataaATGGTAGGCTCATGTGATCATGTCATCTCAGGGAAGATACAGACTTCCCCTCCTGGGTTTGATTTTGAAGTAAGGTAGAGTGTTTTAATTTATGTGCATCTGGTTTACACCAGCATCCTAAGGATCTCCTCAGGGTTAGGACTCGTTGGGAAATCATCAAACCTGTGGtatcttatatttttaacttcaggTCAAAGAGCTAGTGGAAGCAGAGTTATTTGCCCGTTACGACCGCCTTCTCCTCCAGTCCACCTTGGACCTGATGGCAGATGTGGTTTACTGCCCGCGCCCATGCTGCCAGTTGCCTGTGATGCAGGAGCCTGGCTGCACAATGGGCATCTGCTCCAGCTGCAATTTTGCCTTCTGTACTTTGTGCAGACTGACCTACCATGGGGTGTCTCCATGTAAGGTGACTGCAGGTAAGTTGTAACCGTGTGACCTCAGTCTCCcagtgcccccccacccccctaaaAAAGCCTATAATTTCAGTCCTTCAACTTGGAAGTGTttgttcaacagatatttttgTCAGTTACTGTCCTAGGTTCTGGAGACATAGCAGGGACTAAACAGCCTCATGGGACTTATATTCTAATTGGAGAGATAGGCaaacaaaataagtaagaatATTAGATGATGGTAAAtgctgtagagaaaaaaaatataacaagGACAGGATATAAAATGTTCTGAAAGGGTAGAGGCTTgggattttatttagaaaaaccaGGGGGAGACCTCGCTGGCAAAGTGGTTTGAGTAAAGACttgaaggaaggcaggaaacaaGCCATGCACATATCAAGGGGGTGCATTCCAGGGAAGGGATGACAAGGTAATTTCCATCTATGAATAAGGAATAAGGTAGATCGTGGTTGGCAAATCATAGCGTCTAAGCTGTCACTCGTTTCCATGGTACACATGTCTGATCAATCATCAGGTGCTTTCTCCTTGAGCCCAGGGAGGCCTCAGAATCTTCCTCAACAGAGCACTTCAGAAAGCCATCCTCTGtggggattaatagacacacattgtatatgaaataaacaagaaCCTACACAGGTCCTTGTATAGTACacgaaactatattcaatttcttgtaatcacatataatggaaaagaatctgaaaagaaaaaaaatatatatatataactgaatcactttgctgtacaactgaaactaacattgtaaatcaactacacttcaataaaaaaatttttttaattaaaaaagagtgaaagcCACCCTCTCTTAAGGTAGGCACAGGAGGTGAAACCTGTTAGCCATTTCTGACCTAGATAAGGATTGAGAAATCAGGCCCTCTTCATCAATATAACTAAACTTTGGTGACGTAGTCTTTCTCACACTAACAAGGATGATAACAATAGCTACTTTTTAAGGTTGTTGTAAGGTTCAGATGACCTGTTGGAGTGCTATTTAAAGTTGTTATACTTGTTATAGTGGTCTGTGACAAGATAAATACAGGAACTGAGAGTCAGTGTTTGAAACTTTAATAATGATTTCAGAGAGTAATTTTATATCAGatctaataaaaatttaagcttactttcatttttcttttttcttttttttaacattttttattgatttataatcattttacaatgttgtgtcaaattccagtgtagagcacaatttttcaattatacatgaacatatatatatatattcattgtcgcattactttcatttttctaataattcatTTGATTATATTTCCAAAAGTATTGGTCCTTGacagggtgggggaaaaaaattggtCCTTCACCGTAGATGGTTTGAGAATGGAtgtaaaatgcatgtaaaatgcaaaatggtaagTGTTAATACCAGTATTACTATAGTTACTAATGGTTAGCAGAGTGTCATTATCTCCAAGAAAGTACCCTGAGAGGAGAATGAGTAAATACAGTACTTCCAGTTGCCTAGAGCAGGTCTTATAGTCCATAGGCAGCTGGGATGGGGAACTCACCAGAGTATAAGCTTTTACTTTAGACCTCTGTATCCTTATCATTGAGAGGCTGAAGTACATTTCAGATGTTTCACAATATTTgaggaagaaattgaagatagGCTTGGGAGCTTCAGCAAAATTAGCAGTCTCTGTCTATATCTCTGTATTGGATATGACCATATGAAATATATGATATACTAATAGTTTTATTGTTTGGAGAGCATAAAAGCAGTAACCTTTGTCCTTAAGATGTCTAGGAACacaaaaaatgctttaaattagCAGAGGGGACAAAAGTGACAGGATAAACAGAATACATGTCTACTACATCTAAGTAGAAGTGATGAAGCCATGggaatgaacaaaacagagaaaggattCACAGGTGAAGGAAAAGTGCAGATAGAGTTCTGCCTCAGAAGATGTCCACTGCATCAAAAGGGAAACAAAACTCTAAATAATATGAGGagagtaaattaataaaataactagAACATTGTTGAGGGAGGTCTTTAATTAGTTGTGTTGAAAAATTAAGGTAATTTTGTGAGCAAAAGCCTTTGTCTATAAATAAAGCCTTTGAGAATGGCTGCCCATTCCATTTGAGTTAAGTGATAAAGCAGTAGAAACCAGATTGAAGAGTGTCAAGGGGAAAAGTTGACAGGAGGAGTTTTTCAGTACATGCAGGTGGTCAGTTTTATTCACTGGCTTTTTTTAGCATGGAGTATTGAACAATTGGTCTTTGCCCTTAAGCCGAAGGTGCTGTTGTTTAATTTGGTAGGTCTTGTTATCAAATGGTGAATGATGCTGACTTCATGGAAAATCAGCTCTGTTCCACCCTTTGTATCATTTAGAGAAGTTAATCTTTCACTGTATACTACTAGTTGCACAAACATACCAACATTCATAAGTGaagatcaaaggaaaaatataagctATTATTCTGTCACCTGTAACAAGTCCAGCTTttgattccttttcattctctgtcATTTGTGCATGTGTAATTTTTACCTACTTACAACCTAAATGTGCAAAATTTTTCTGGATTCTGTAATGAgtattttaattgagttataaccATCCTAATAACTAAATATTAATGTCATTAAGTGgctctttcacacataattattcCCTTGGACATTTAATTTGTTTGCCATTGTTACATGCATCTCTGTGCATATAAACTTTTCTCTGGGTTAATTTCTTATGATGGAGTCCCAGAAATAACATTATTGAGTAGTCAAAGGTTATGgccatttttaatggttttaatcAGCATTACAAAGTTGTATAAAAGTTAATTTTCCGTTTCACTTTCTAGAGAAATTAATAGACTTACGAAATGAGTACCTGCAAGCAGATGAGGCCAATAAAAGATTTTTGGAACAGAGATATGGTAAGAGGGTGATTCAGAAGGCACTGGAAGAGATGGAAAGTAAGGAGTGGCTAGAAAAGAACTCAAAGAGCTGCCCGTGCTGTGGGACTCCTATCGAGGTAAAGGTTTGGGGACAGACTTGGAGGCAAACCTACTTGCAAGCAGTGTTATAATTTCCTCAAGAAACCTTTTGATTTTGTGACTAATGAAGAAAACACACTTTGGTATTTATTAAACCTTCTTACTTGGAAGTTGCAAGTTTACTGGAAATACTGGTATTGACCTTAAATGTATGTAGACCTCCCTTTTCAAAGTGCTTTCGTACAGTGACAATTGTTCTCACATTATAGCCATCTCAAAATTGAATGGGTTATGAGGAGGCCATACTAGAGCTACAATCAACTCTTAACTCATCtgtgtgagttaaaaaaaaaaaacaaaacccaaaaaacctcaAGCCTGACTTCTCAGAACTGTTTATCCTAGAATTTAGCACACTTATTTAACAAGTACCTACTTAAGAAATAGAGAATTTTCCCATCAATCTGAGTCAAGATAGATAAATCTATTGCTTCTTGACAaaaatcttaatatattttaaaatcaaaatgtatcTTTGCGTTTAATTTATTGTTCCAACCCGTTATGTCTGAATTGGCCCTGGTAGTGATGCCTGTTACTCCGTTAAGGACATGGGCATTCTGTTTAACCACTTCTGACATGCCTCAGCT
The sequence above is a segment of the Camelus ferus isolate YT-003-E chromosome 3, BCGSAC_Cfer_1.0, whole genome shotgun sequence genome. Coding sequences within it:
- the RNF14 gene encoding E3 ubiquitin-protein ligase RNF14 isoform X1; the protein is MSSEDREAQEDELLALASIYDGDEFRKAESVQGGETRIYLDLPQNFKIFVSGNSNECLQNSGFEYTICFLPPLVLNFELPPDYPSSSPPSFTLSGKWLSPTQLSALCKHLDNLWEEHRGSVVLFAWMQFLKEETLAYLNIVSPLELKMGSQKKVQRRMAQASPNTELDFGGAAGSDEDQEEVVDERAVQDVESLSSLIQEILDFDQAQQIKCFNSKLFLCNICFCEKLGSECMYFLECRHVYCKACLKDYFEIQIRDGQVQCLNCPEPKCPSVATPGQVKELVEAELFARYDRLLLQSTLDLMADVVYCPRPCCQLPVMQEPGCTMGICSSCNFAFCTLCRLTYHGVSPCKVTAEKLIDLRNEYLQADEANKRFLEQRYGKRVIQKALEEMESKEWLEKNSKSCPCCGTPIEKLDGCNKMTCTGCMQYFCWICMGSLSRANPYKHFTDPASPCFNRLFHAVDVNGDIWEDEVED
- the RNF14 gene encoding E3 ubiquitin-protein ligase RNF14 isoform X2; the encoded protein is MSSEDREAQEDELLALLSALCKHLDNLWEEHRGSVVLFAWMQFLKEETLAYLNIVSPLELKMGSQKKVQRRMAQASPNTELDFGGAAGSDEDQEEVVDERAVQDVESLSSLIQEILDFDQAQQIKCFNSKLFLCNICFCEKLGSECMYFLECRHVYCKACLKDYFEIQIRDGQVQCLNCPEPKCPSVATPGQVKELVEAELFARYDRLLLQSTLDLMADVVYCPRPCCQLPVMQEPGCTMGICSSCNFAFCTLCRLTYHGVSPCKVTAEKLIDLRNEYLQADEANKRFLEQRYGKRVIQKALEEMESKEWLEKNSKSCPCCGTPIEKLDGCNKMTCTGCMQYFCWICMGSLSRANPYKHFTDPASPCFNRLFHAVDVNGDIWEDEVED
- the RNF14 gene encoding E3 ubiquitin-protein ligase RNF14 isoform X3 → MQFLKEETLAYLNIVSPLELKMGSQKKVQRRMAQASPNTELDFGGAAGSDEDQEEVVDERAVQDVESLSSLIQEILDFDQAQQIKCFNSKLFLCNICFCEKLGSECMYFLECRHVYCKACLKDYFEIQIRDGQVQCLNCPEPKCPSVATPGQVKELVEAELFARYDRLLLQSTLDLMADVVYCPRPCCQLPVMQEPGCTMGICSSCNFAFCTLCRLTYHGVSPCKVTAEKLIDLRNEYLQADEANKRFLEQRYGKRVIQKALEEMESKEWLEKNSKSCPCCGTPIEKLDGCNKMTCTGCMQYFCWICMGSLSRANPYKHFTDPASPCFNRLFHAVDVNGDIWEDEVED